The Polymorphobacter megasporae genomic sequence GCTCGGCACGCTCGGCGGCTTCGGCATCCTTGACCGTGAGCCAGCCATCGGCGACGAGCGGCAAGGCGTAGCGCGCGTAGACGAGGCTGACGCCGAGCGCCGCGACCATCGTCACGGCAAGTGCTTTGAAGAAGCCGCCGGTGACGCCGCTGATAAAGGCGAGCGGCAGGAAGACGACGATTGTTGCCAGCGTCGAACCGATCAGCGGACGTCCCATCTCGCGTGCGGCGGCGAGCATCGATGGCCGTTCGGCGGCGGCCTTACCGTCGGGACCGTGCGCCTCCTGCAGGCGGCGCATCAGATGCTCGAGCATGACGACCGCGTCATCGACGACGAGGCCGACCGCCGCCGCCATTCCGCCGAGCGTCATCATGTTGAAGCTCATGCCGAGCGCGAGCAACGCGAGGCAGGTCGCCGCGAGCACCGCCGGCAACAGCGTTGCGGTAATCACCATCAGCCGCCAGCTGCGCAGGAAGGCGAACAGGACCAAGCCCGCCAGCACCGCGCCGAGCAGGATCGCGTCGCGCACCGACGTCGCGGCGTCGCTGACCAGCTCGGACTGATCGTAGAACGGGCTGACCTTGACGTCGGTCGGCAGCCCCGCGCTGCGCAATTTGTCCTGTATTGCTGCGACCAGCGCGATCGCGTCGGCAGTCGGCGTCTGGCGGACGTTGATCAGAACGGCGTCGGTGCCGTCGGCCGTCACTCGGGTAAAGGCGGGGGCCGATGCGCGCCGGACGGTCGCGACCTGGCCAAGGGTGACGATGCCGGCACCGCCGGTCGTCCCGGCTTTGATCGGCACGGCGGCGATGTCGGCCTCGGTGACGACGCGGTTCTCGACGAGGGTGAGGTAGAGCCGGTGGCGATCCTCTATCCGCCCGACCGCGGCGACGCTGTTCGACGCGCCGAGCGCCGCGGCAAGGTCGGCGCTGGTCAGGCCGATCGCGCCGAGGCGCGCGGGGTCGGCCTCGACCTCGATCTCGGGGGTGCCGCCGCCAAGAACATCGACGCCGGCGACGCCCGGCACCGTCGACAGCAGCGGCCGGAGCCGAAGCCGGGCAAGCTGCTGCAGCTCGACCCCGCTGCGCCGGTCCGAGGTTAACGAGAGGCCATAGACCGGAAAGATCGTCGGGTCGGAACGCCGAACGCTGAAGCGCGTGCCGGCGGGCAGGTCGGGCAGGATTGTCGCCAGCGCGCCCTGGGTCGCCAAAGTCCCGGCGACCATGTCGTCGCCCCACGCGAAGGTTAGGGAGATTTCCGCAGTGCCGCGGCTCGTCGTCGAGCGAATCTGCGTGACGCCGGGTATCTGGCGCAGCGCGATCTCGGCCAGACGGGTGACCGATGCCGCCATCTGCGCGATGTCGCGGTCGCCGGCATCGATCGAGACGACGACGCGCGGATAGTCGATATGCGGAAACAGCGTCACTGGCAGCTTCGACGCCGCAAGCAGTCCGGCGAGCGTGACTAGCGCGACGAGGAGCCATATCGACCGCGCGTGGCGGCGCAGCGCGGGCAGGGGTGTTACTGACGGCAGCGAAGTCACTTACCGGCGTCCCTGACCTTCATACCGTCGTCGAGCGCCGTCCCGCCGGCGACAACGACACGCTCGCCCGGCGCGACGCCGCTGGCAATCGCGATCCTGTCCCCCGCCGAGCTGCCGGGAACGACGTTGCGCGACCGTGCCACGCCCTCCTTGACGACGAAAACATAGCTCCGACCGCCGTCGTCGAGCAGGGCAGCGTAGGGTACGACAACGCTCGCGGTCGGGCCGCCGCCGACCGGCAGCACCGCCCCCAGTGCTTCCCCCGGGCCAACCCGGCTTCCGGCAGAGAAGCGCGCGAAGACCGAGGCGAGCCGCGTCGTCGTGTCGGCCTGCGGATCGACGCCGACGACGACTCCTGCAACCGGCGGACCGCCGCCGAGCCGAGTGATCTGGAGCGGCTGGCCGGGACGAACCTGCGCCGCGAGCGACGGATCGATGCCGAACCGGGCGCGTGCCTCACCTCTTGTCGCGATCGTTGCGACCGCGACCCCGGCGGCGATGATATCGCCCGGGCGAGCGGTCAGCGCCTGAACCGTGCCGTCGGCGGGCGCACGGATCGTCAGCGACGCGGCACGCGCGGCGGCGGCCGACGTCGTCGCAGCGGCGGCAGCGGCGGCGGTTCGCGCCGTCTCGACATCGGCGTCGCTCATCAGTCCGTCGGCACGGAGCCGCTTGGCGCGCGCGAGGGCAAGGTTGGCAGCGGACGCATCGCTCGCCGCCTTCGCCGCGTCGAGCCGCGTCGTCGGTGTCGGGGTGAGGACGGCGATGAGCTGACCAGCGTGGACGGCAGTCCCCGACGGCGCGGCGATCTGCACCAGACGCGCCTCGACAAGGGTCGCCAGCGCTCGCTCCGAACCGGCCCCAGCTTCCGCCACGCCGTACAGGGCGACCGTCTGCGCCGCACTTCCCGGAGTGGCAACCGCGGTTCGAACCGTCGCGACGGGATCCGCTGGCTTCTCAGTGGCGTCGGGCGCCGACGAGCAAGCTGTCAGCAGCAACAGCAGCGCCGTCTCGCCCGCCAAAGGCGTCAGCCGGATCATCGGGTCCATCCTTCACTGAGGGTGCCAGTCGACAGTTCAAGGGCGATCGTCTGCTCGGCGATCGATTGGTCGAGGACAATGAGCGCCAGTGCGCGGTCGCGCACCGCCTGCGTCGCCGTTTCGCCGGTCGCACGCGCGAGATCGCCGCGGTTACCAGCGCGGACCGTCGCCTCGGCATAGCGCTGCAATGGCGGTAGCGCTTCGGCGAGGGCGGTCCGCTGCCGGCGTGCGGTCGCGATGTTATTGACCGCATCGACGATGTCGGCACGCGCCGCGAACAACCGCGCCGCATATTCGACCTTGAGTTGCGCCCGGGTCGCGCTGGCGACGGCGATACCGCCGCGATTTCGGTTCCACAGCGGCAGCGTGAAGCCAACCTGTGGCCCGAGGGTATAATTCGCGGCGGTATCCTTCAGTCCAGACAGGGTCAGCGACAGGGTCGGAAACTGCAGCAGGACCTGCTTGTGCGTCTCGGCCTCCTGCGCCTGATAGCCCGCCCGCAACGCCGCAAGGTCGAGACGCCGGTCGAGCGCGAGCGCGACGAGTGTATCGGCTTCCGGGATGGGGGGTGGGGCCGGCGGCGCGGCGATGATCAGGCGCGAGGTCGGCGGCAGGCCGAGCTGCTTGTTGAGGTCGCCTCGCGCCGCGACGAGCGCGCTTTCGGCCGTGCGCGCCTTGTCGCTGGCGTCAATCGCCGCTTGCCGCCGGATGTCGAGCTCGGCTCCCCCTAGGTCGCCGCGTCCCGCTGCACGGAGCGCCGTGTCGAGCAGCTTCGCCGCTTGTTCCGCGCTCGCGCGGGACAGCTCGGCGGCGTCGGTGAGCGCGACGATCCGCACGCCGAGCAGCCGCGCCTGACCCGCCGCCTGCCATTCCGCCCACGCCATGTCGAGGCGGACCTGGCGCTTGCTCGCGTCACCGGCTTCGCGGATAACCCGGCTCAAACGCAGCTGGTTGAGGTCGAAGCCGAGCTGCGCGGCGAGGCCGTTGAACGGGTCGGGTCCGGACAGTCGCTGGTCATAGCCGAACTGCGTCGTCGGATCGGGCAGCAGCCGGGCGGAAAATGCCTGCGCGTCGCTGACCCCGGTCTTCGCCCGCAGCGCCTTGAGCTCGGGGCTTTCGAGCACCGTGATCACCGCAAGCGCATTGAGCGTCAGCGGTGTCGATAGGTCAATCGGTTGCGCCGCGAGGAATGGACGGTCGATCGACTGCGCGGCGACCGACAGACCAGCGGTATCGGGCGCCGCGAACAGCTCCGATGCCGTCCGCGGCGGATCGGGCCGATAATGCGCGCAGCCGCTGGCTGTCACGGCGAGGACGATGGCAACGAGGCGGGGCGAGGCCGACCGAAAGAAGAGCATTTTATCCAGGCGGCCTTGTCGCGTCAGAACTTCACCGAGGCCTGGACATAGACCAGACGCCCGATCGGAGAATAGGTCGAAACGTCGGCGGTATTGTCGGTGTAGGCGGCGCTCGGCGTGAACACGCTGGTCGACACCGGCGGCATGCGGTTGAATACGTCGTTCGCCCCCGCAGCGATCGAGAACCCGCTTGGGTGACCGTCACGATCCCTGACCGAATAAGCGACACGCAAGTCGAACGCGGTATAGGGCTTGATTCGCCCGGCGAACGACGTCGCCGGAGTTTTTGCCGCGTTGGTTTCGTAAGTAATGCCGCCGACCCCGAGATCGGTAACCGCCGAGACATAGGTGTTGCCGAGGACTACGTCGAAATTGCCGAGCGACCAGTCGAGCGTGGTGTACGAGCGGAACCGCGGCAATATGCCTTGGACCCCCGTCCCGCCATTGGTCGCGGTGCCGGCGTATTCATAGAACTTCTGCGACGGGATGACCTGGAACTTGTAGTTGAGAAAATAGGCGATCGCCGAATTGACCTCGAAGCTGCCGAGGCGGTTTGTCGGCACCAAATAGTCGATCGCGGCGTTGATGGTTCGCACGCGAATGCCGCCGAGGTTGGTGAAGCGGTCGATCGCATAGACGTTGTTGTAATTTGCCGGATCGGCGGCGAGGTAGGCGCGCAGGTCGCCTGGGTTGACGAACGGCATCGCCCCCGGTTGTCCCGGGAAATTGCCCTTTGCGATGTTCCCCGCAAACTGCGAAGCCGCGCCGTTCTGGTTGACGTCGAGGAAAATGTTGCTGAAACCTATTCCGCCGGGAAAGCCGTTTTCCTTGACGAAGCTATAGTCGGCCTCGATGCGGAGCCTGGGCACGAAGGTCGGTTTGAACACCGCGCCGATCGAATAGGTCTGCGCCTTGGCCGGTTTCAGGTTGGGATTGACGCCGTCCTGCACCGGCGACAGGCCTGCCGCGAGACCCGGGAACGCTGCCGGGATGATGCCGGGACCCGCGAGGCGGTTATTGACCGGTCCGTACTCTTGATACAGCGGCGGCGCGGTAAACGACCGCGAATAGGTGCCGCGCAGCGTCAGGCTCTTGTCGAACGGCTGCCAGAAGAAGCCGATCTTGGGTACCGTCGAACCGCCTGCATCGCTATAATGTTCGTAGCGCACCGCGCCGATGAGGTCGAATTCGCGCAGGCCGGGAAAGCTGAAATTATCGCCGGCGATCGGCACGCGCGCTTCGCCAAAGACCGAGGTGATCGTACGACCGCCGGGCGTCTTCGATCCGGCCGCGCTCGTCGAGCACACCACCGGGAACGGGTCGGCAGACTGACCGCCCGTCCATGTGGACGCATTCGGCGTCAGCGTCCCGCCGTCGTTGCAATAATTTGGATCGGTGTGAACGTACCCGTTGCGGTCGGTGGTGCCGGTAAGCGACTCTTTGCGCGTCCCGCCGCCGATCGCAACGGCGACCTTTCCGCCCGGCAGGGCAAACGGGCTGCCGGTGATCTTGGCGTCGAACGAGTCGAGATAACTCGATGCGTGGAGTTGTTCGGTGCCGTATATCGCCGCCAACGCCGCAGCGTTCGGCGTCCGCGACAGCGGATCGAGGGCCGGGATGATGACGAACGGACTTGCTAATGAGAAGAACGAATAGACCTGGCTGTACGCACCCCCGGGCGTCGGCACGCCGGCAGCATTATATCCGCCCGCGATCGCTCGCGCGACGTTCGGTGCGTAGATGACATTGGTCTGGCGCTGGTCGAGGACGTTGGCACTGTGGACGTACGCCGCTTCGTAGTTCCACGACGGCCCGATAAACTCAAGCTTGCCCTTGAACCCGGCGGTGATGCGCAGGCTGTCGTTACGATTGTAATAACGCTTCGGCAGCGTCGGCACACCGAAGGTCACACCGGCGAGCGAACCAGTGACTGGGTCGAATGGCGATCCCTGCGGCAGCGTCACGCCGACGGTCACCGGCCGGAATTGGGTGAAGCTTTTGTTCTCCGCAATCTGCGCGTCGCCGAAGAAGACGATCGCATCGTCGACGATGTTCGCCGTCACGCTCGCAGCAAGCGCCTTCTGCTTCTGTTGCAGCAGGATCGTCTGAAGACGCGACAGGTCGTAGGTGCCGCCGATCCCGGTGCCGGCAATGCCGATATTGCTTCGGGCGGTCGAAGGGGTGGTCTGCGGCGACACCGTGGTGGGCGTGTTGACGTAGGTGCCGTTGGCGACCAGCGCGGCGAAGTTCGATGCCGTTGCCGCGGGGCCGGTCGGGTTAGTCTGCGACGGGCTGGTGAGGCCCGGGGCAAGAACGCCGAACAGGCCTCCCGTGACGACCGAGCCCGGGACCGCGGTCGACGTGCTGTAGAACGGGGACGTGAATGAACGCTGGTTCTGATAGAGCGGATCGGAATTGACGATACTGCCCGACAGGGTGACGTTCAAACCCTTCCCGAAATTGTGGCCGATCGTGAAGCTCAGGCTATTTTCGCGGTATCCGCCCTGCGCGAAGCCGTAGCGGCCATCGATCTGCGCGCCCTCGTAGTCGCTCTTGAGAATGAAGTTGATGACGCCGCCGACTGCATCCGAGCCGTACGTGGCGGACGCGCCGTCAGTCAGTACCTCGACGCGCTCGATCGCGCCGGCCGGGATCTGCGAGAGGTCGACGAACACCTTGCCGCCGAGCCCAGCAATCGCGTTGACCGCAGCGCGGCGGCCGTTGATCAAGACCAATGTATCGAGATTCCGGAGTTGCGCCTGACTGCCGCCGGCGGTGTTCTGGTTGGTGTTATTGGCATTGCTGTTGCCCGCGTTCGACCGGCCGGCGAAGGACGGGATCTGCTTGCGGACGAGTTCGAGGACGTTGTTGTTCACGCCGCCTTTGGCAATCGCGTCGGCGCCGATGATGCTCACCGGGACCGCAACCTGATCGGGCGTCGTCGGCAGTGCCGAGCCGGTGACGATGATCTCGGGTGCGTCGTCGGGATCGGCGTTGGCCGGGGTGAGTGCCACCGCTCCAATGGGAGTCGGTCCGGCCTGTGCGATCGCGGCGCTGGCGATCGTCAGTACTGCGATCGCGGCGGTCGACCGGAGAATGGTTCTTGCCGTCAGTCTGGTATCGATAATCATGGTTGGTGCCTCCCCTGGGTGCCGGCGGGCCTTCTGGTGCCCTGCCGGCGATCGTATTTCGTCTAGCGCGGCGCGACGTCGTAGCGGAGGACCTTGGCCATCGCCTTCGTCTCGCCCGGCGATGCGGCAACCCACAAGTGATGGCGAATTGGATCGAGGATCGCCGTCTTCGCGCCGGGGATGCTTAGAATCTTGGCTGCCTCGTGGTATTTGTCAGCGCTGTCCTGCTCGATGACGGTGATGTACCCTTCGCCGCCAGTGGCATAGATGCGGCGGTTTGCGGCATCCCACGTCACCTGGTCGGTCTTGCCCGGCGCGTCGAACGTCGCGACCGTCGCACCGGTGTCGACGTTGATGACGACGAGCTTGCCAGGCTTGCGGCTGACGATGAAAAGCCGGTGGGTCGTCGCGTCATAGGCGGCGCATGCGTTCTGCTCGGCGACAGTGAACGGCCACGTCGCGGCGATCGTGCCCGCCTTCATATCGACGACCGCGATCGCGTTTTTGTCGGTGACGTTGATCCACAGCTTGGACCCGATCGCCATCGCCTCGACGTGGTCGGCGTCGAAGTGGACCGACTTGAAGACCTTGCCGGTGACCGGATCGATCTCGATGAGCCGGCTGTCGGGAAGCGGCACATCCTTGCCGCCGGTGACGACCCAGAGGTGCCCGCTGGCGGGGTCGAAACCGGTCGAATCCGCGCCCTTCGGCAGCGGATAGGTTCGCTTCGTCTTGAGGGTCGTCGCGTCGAGCACCGGCGACGGCTTGTCGCCGTCGATAACCAGCAGCTCGTTCGCCGCTGGCATATAATGGAGCGAGTGCGGCGTACCGAAGCCCTTCAGCCGCGTCTTGACCTTGCCGCTGTTCAGGTCAAGCGCCTCGAGTTCGGCGCTCTCTTCGCCAGCGAGAAACAGTGTCCTGTCCTTCTCATCGATCGCGAAGTGATCGAAGTCGCCGGTATACCCCGGAAGATCGGTACTGCCGGACAGCTGAAGTGGCGCGGCGGCAAGCGCGGGCGCGGCAAACGCGAGCAGGGCGGCACCGGAAAACAGGGAACGCAGGGTCATCGTCATCTCCGGCAAAATCACTTGGTGGGGGCGAACAGCGCGGCGCTGCTCGGGATTGCGGCGGCGACCTCGTCGCGGATCGCGAGGCCCTTCCGGTGGATCGCTTCTCTGTCGTCGCCGACCTTGAACGGGAAAACGAGCCCAAGCGCGCCGATCCGGTGGCCCTTGGCGTCATTCAGCGGCAATTCGGTCTCGAACCGGTCGTTGTCGCCACCGACCTCAAGATTGGTCGACCCCTTGTCGATTACGCGCAGGTCGTCCTCGTCCGCCGCCTTGCCGAAGCGGCCGATGTTCGAGCCGATAATGACGTTGTGCTTGCCGGCGGGCGGCGTCGCGTGGATCATCATCACGAGAAGTTCGGGATGTTTGGCGATCGTCTTGGTCGCCAGCGTCTGGGCATAGGTATCCGGACCAAAGGCAGAATCGAACGGCCACGGGTCGGCGGCGTTCTTCGCGCTCAGCGTCGCCTTGGCAAGCTCGGTCTGGACCGCCACTGCGGTCGCCGCATTCGCCGCTCCCGTGAAGACGAGCTCGATTGTGCCAAGCCGGTGACCCGAATTGCTGTTGAACGCCTCGCGCACGGTGGATCCCGTCACCGCGTCGGCCGCCGGTGCCGGGACCGCGGTCATGACCGTCGTACGGTCGGCGGTCGAACCGAGGACGAGCATGCCGTCGCCTTTCTCGCGCTTGCCGATGACGGTAATCGCGACGATCTCGGGGTGGCGGGCTTTCGCTGCGACGATCTGATGCTGGACATAGGTCTGGCCGTTGACGACCGGGGGCGTCTCGTCGTCGGCGAGCACCGCTGCGGGCATAAGCCCTGCGACGATAGCCGCGATCATCAGTTGGATACGCATTTTATCAAGTCTCCCCACGCGCCGTGCTCCACAGCTTATGCGGCTGGTAGTGACGACCGAAGCTGACGCCTGTCTTGCACCAACTTAAATTGCTGTTCAGGCAACCAAGTTGTCACGACAGGTTGGCTTCAGCTTCGCAGTCTAGACGCAACTTAAAGCAACGACTTTGGGAGTGACGTCATGCGACGAGGATTGGCGATCGGCGCGGTGCTGCTGCTGGCGGCAGCGAGCGCCTCGGCTGAAGGCGCGAAAAACTGGACGCCGCCAAAGTTCACGACCTATGCCCAGACGCTCGCCGACGCGACAATGCGCGAGCATCCCGAACTGCTCAGCATGACCTTTCACGGCGTGCCGCCCGGGCTCGCCAAAGTCTATACGATGTTTGCCGGGTCGTACCCGGACCGCATCGGCAATCCCGACGATCCCGATGACGTCGACGTTATCGTCAAGGGCATCACGGTCGTCGATCCGCGCTGGCACCGGACTAAGGACGCGACACCAAAATTCGTCGTTCAACTCCCGCTGCGCGACCTTGCCGGTGAGAATGTCGGCTTGATCGTCTACGCTTTCCGTGTTCCGGTCTCGTCAAACGCGGGCGAGCGCGAATATTACGTCAAAGCGCTCGATCTTCGCGATGCGCTCGCTACGCATATTCCCACGTATGCGGCACTGTTCGATCGGGCGCGCTAGACCTGTATTACGGTGTCGAGTGCCGTGTCGACGCGCGGCAGTTCTACGATGATGGCGAGGCCCCGAAGCCCGCTTGCCGGCTCGGCCCAAATCCGGCCGCCGTGGAGACGAACGATACTGCGCGAGATGGCGAGACCGAGGCCGGCTCCACGCGGGGCGTCCGACCCGGCAAGGCGAACGAAGCGCTCGAACATCCGGTCGCGTTCGGCTCCGGCGACGCCGGGTCCATCGTCCTCGACGCTGACACGCCAGAGGGAGCCGACAAACCCGGCCTCAAGGCGAACCCTGCCGCCAGTCGGCGTCGCCTTGAGCGCATTGGTGACGACATTGAGCAGCACCTGCCGCAGCCATACCGGCTCGAGCGCGATAAGTCCGGCATCGCCCTTCGAGCAGTCGAACCGATGGCCCGAGTCTTCGGCGAGGACCTCGGCATCGTGCGCGAAGCTGTCGATCAGTCCGCACGGATCAGCGGTCTGAAGGTCGAAAGCGATCGCATCGGCGTCCGCGCGCGACAGGAACAGCATCTGGTCGATAAAGCGGTTCAATCGCGCGATCTCCTCGATCTGCTCGATTGCGGCTTCGGCGTGGGTCGTCGCACCGTCCTGAAGGATCGCTTCGGCATGGAGGCGCAGCAGCGACAACGGGGTCTTGAGCTCGTGACTGACCTCCTCGCTGAAGCGGCGCATCTGGAGGAAGGCACTCTCGAGCCGATCAAAGGTCCGGTTGAGGAGCTCGGCAAGGTCAGAAATCTCGTCGCGGACGTCGCCGACCGGGATGCGTTCGCCGAGGTTGTCGGAGCGGATCCGGTCGGCCGTCTCGCGAATTGCGCGGATCGGACGCAGTACGAGCCGGCTGAGGCCGAGGCCTATCGCGATGCTCGCCACTAGCATGACCGCGATCAGCGCGACGCTGGTGATGGCATAGGCACGCAAGGACGCATCGACGGTCTGCGCGGAGGTGGCGACGGTGACATCGTACGGCGGAAGCAGGAATTCACTAACGCGAAGCGAGCCAAGCGCTGGGGTGCTGGCATCGAAGCGTCGCTGACCCTTGACGTCGGGAATGCGCTGGCCATGCAGGTTCGACGAGTTGAACAGGAAATCGTTCTTCCGGGGGTTTTGTATGCTGATGAAAAAAAGCACCGATTC encodes the following:
- a CDS encoding TonB-dependent receptor domain-containing protein, with protein sequence MIIDTRLTARTILRSTAAIAVLTIASAAIAQAGPTPIGAVALTPANADPDDAPEIIVTGSALPTTPDQVAVPVSIIGADAIAKGGVNNNVLELVRKQIPSFAGRSNAGNSNANNTNQNTAGGSQAQLRNLDTLVLINGRRAAVNAIAGLGGKVFVDLSQIPAGAIERVEVLTDGASATYGSDAVGGVINFILKSDYEGAQIDGRYGFAQGGYRENSLSFTIGHNFGKGLNVTLSGSIVNSDPLYQNQRSFTSPFYSTSTAVPGSVVTGGLFGVLAPGLTSPSQTNPTGPAATASNFAALVANGTYVNTPTTVSPQTTPSTARSNIGIAGTGIGGTYDLSRLQTILLQQKQKALAASVTANIVDDAIVFFGDAQIAENKSFTQFRPVTVGVTLPQGSPFDPVTGSLAGVTFGVPTLPKRYYNRNDSLRITAGFKGKLEFIGPSWNYEAAYVHSANVLDQRQTNVIYAPNVARAIAGGYNAAGVPTPGGAYSQVYSFFSLASPFVIIPALDPLSRTPNAAALAAIYGTEQLHASSYLDSFDAKITGSPFALPGGKVAVAIGGGTRKESLTGTTDRNGYVHTDPNYCNDGGTLTPNASTWTGGQSADPFPVVCSTSAAGSKTPGGRTITSVFGEARVPIAGDNFSFPGLREFDLIGAVRYEHYSDAGGSTVPKIGFFWQPFDKSLTLRGTYSRSFTAPPLYQEYGPVNNRLAGPGIIPAAFPGLAAGLSPVQDGVNPNLKPAKAQTYSIGAVFKPTFVPRLRIEADYSFVKENGFPGGIGFSNIFLDVNQNGAASQFAGNIAKGNFPGQPGAMPFVNPGDLRAYLAADPANYNNVYAIDRFTNLGGIRVRTINAAIDYLVPTNRLGSFEVNSAIAYFLNYKFQVIPSQKFYEYAGTATNGGTGVQGILPRFRSYTTLDWSLGNFDVVLGNTYVSAVTDLGVGGITYETNAAKTPATSFAGRIKPYTAFDLRVAYSVRDRDGHPSGFSIAAGANDVFNRMPPVSTSVFTPSAAYTDNTADVSTYSPIGRLVYVQASVKF
- a CDS encoding YncE family protein, translating into MTLRSLFSGAALLAFAAPALAAAPLQLSGSTDLPGYTGDFDHFAIDEKDRTLFLAGEESAELEALDLNSGKVKTRLKGFGTPHSLHYMPAANELLVIDGDKPSPVLDATTLKTKRTYPLPKGADSTGFDPASGHLWVVTGGKDVPLPDSRLIEIDPVTGKVFKSVHFDADHVEAMAIGSKLWINVTDKNAIAVVDMKAGTIAATWPFTVAEQNACAAYDATTHRLFIVSRKPGKLVVINVDTGATVATFDAPGKTDQVTWDAANRRIYATGGEGYITVIEQDSADKYHEAAKILSIPGAKTAILDPIRHHLWVAASPGETKAMAKVLRYDVAPR
- a CDS encoding TolC family protein; amino-acid sequence: MLFFRSASPRLVAIVLAVTASGCAHYRPDPPRTASELFAAPDTAGLSVAAQSIDRPFLAAQPIDLSTPLTLNALAVITVLESPELKALRAKTGVSDAQAFSARLLPDPTTQFGYDQRLSGPDPFNGLAAQLGFDLNQLRLSRVIREAGDASKRQVRLDMAWAEWQAAGQARLLGVRIVALTDAAELSRASAEQAAKLLDTALRAAGRGDLGGAELDIRRQAAIDASDKARTAESALVAARGDLNKQLGLPPTSRLIIAAPPAPPPIPEADTLVALALDRRLDLAALRAGYQAQEAETHKQVLLQFPTLSLTLSGLKDTAANYTLGPQVGFTLPLWNRNRGGIAVASATRAQLKVEYAARLFAARADIVDAVNNIATARRQRTALAEALPPLQRYAEATVRAGNRGDLARATGETATQAVRDRALALIVLDQSIAEQTIALELSTGTLSEGWTR
- a CDS encoding sensor histidine kinase — its product is MRSIGARLTFWYAVAATLSFAGLSAIGGVLLNTQLIHGLDQLNAAEFRQLKAHIGDDYATVDPEVLETRLAGINPYESVLFFISIQNPRKNDFLFNSSNLHGQRIPDVKGQRRFDASTPALGSLRVSEFLLPPYDVTVATSAQTVDASLRAYAITSVALIAVMLVASIAIGLGLSRLVLRPIRAIRETADRIRSDNLGERIPVGDVRDEISDLAELLNRTFDRLESAFLQMRRFSEEVSHELKTPLSLLRLHAEAILQDGATTHAEAAIEQIEEIARLNRFIDQMLFLSRADADAIAFDLQTADPCGLIDSFAHDAEVLAEDSGHRFDCSKGDAGLIALEPVWLRQVLLNVVTNALKATPTGGRVRLEAGFVGSLWRVSVEDDGPGVAGAERDRMFERFVRLAGSDAPRGAGLGLAISRSIVRLHGGRIWAEPASGLRGLAIIVELPRVDTALDTVIQV
- a CDS encoding efflux RND transporter periplasmic adaptor subunit — protein: MIRLTPLAGETALLLLLTACSSAPDATEKPADPVATVRTAVATPGSAAQTVALYGVAEAGAGSERALATLVEARLVQIAAPSGTAVHAGQLIAVLTPTPTTRLDAAKAASDASAANLALARAKRLRADGLMSDADVETARTAAAAAAATTSAAAARAASLTIRAPADGTVQALTARPGDIIAAGVAVATIATRGEARARFGIDPSLAAQVRPGQPLQITRLGGGPPVAGVVVGVDPQADTTTRLASVFARFSAGSRVGPGEALGAVLPVGGGPTASVVVPYAALLDDGGRSYVFVVKEGVARSRNVVPGSSAGDRIAIASGVAPGERVVVAGGTALDDGMKVRDAGK